The Rhodobacter sp. CZR27 genome includes a window with the following:
- a CDS encoding cytochrome b/b6 domain-containing protein, which produces MALTNTTRSYGAVERSFHWLMAVMILAAAPLGLIANRLPHDTPEALARKVEVFSLHKTLGVAIFGMALLRVLWVLVQPRPAPLHPERRIETALAGAVHGLLYLSLLGVPLAGWVEHAASDGFAPILWPLGQSLPLVPKSAAVAEVAGALHVAFGWSMILAIGLHVAGALKHQLADRDETLARMAWGRAAGPGRAARSAGPALAALALYAAAAGGALALMSASRPETATALAPVASDWVVEEGSLGFTVRQMGSEVGGSFPDWTAAIRFDETPVEGRHGEVTVTIAADSLTLGAVTEQARSAEFLDVAAHPRAVFRAEILPADQGYIARGTLDLRGVKVPVTLPFRLEIEGDLARMEGSTTLDRRDFGIGKSHVDEAAVGFGVRVDVALTARRGG; this is translated from the coding sequence ATGGCCCTCACGAATACAACCCGCAGCTATGGGGCGGTCGAGCGCAGCTTCCACTGGCTGATGGCCGTCATGATCCTCGCGGCGGCGCCTCTTGGCCTGATCGCGAACCGGCTGCCGCACGACACGCCCGAGGCCCTTGCCCGCAAGGTCGAGGTCTTCTCGCTGCACAAGACGCTGGGCGTCGCGATCTTCGGCATGGCGCTCTTGCGCGTGCTCTGGGTGCTGGTGCAGCCGCGGCCCGCCCCGCTCCATCCCGAGCGGCGGATCGAGACCGCCCTTGCCGGTGCGGTGCACGGGCTGCTCTATCTGTCGCTTCTGGGCGTGCCGCTGGCGGGATGGGTCGAACATGCGGCAAGCGACGGGTTCGCGCCGATCCTCTGGCCGCTCGGGCAGTCCCTGCCGCTGGTGCCGAAGTCGGCCGCGGTGGCCGAGGTCGCAGGCGCGCTGCATGTGGCCTTTGGCTGGTCCATGATCCTGGCGATCGGCCTGCATGTGGCGGGGGCGCTGAAGCACCAGCTGGCGGACCGGGACGAGACGCTTGCACGCATGGCCTGGGGCCGGGCCGCAGGACCGGGCCGGGCAGCGCGGTCCGCCGGGCCGGCGCTGGCGGCGCTTGCCCTCTATGCCGCCGCCGCGGGCGGCGCGCTGGCGCTGATGTCCGCGTCCCGCCCCGAGACCGCGACCGCACTGGCGCCGGTCGCCTCGGACTGGGTGGTGGAGGAGGGGTCGCTGGGCTTCACCGTCCGGCAGATGGGCAGCGAGGTCGGCGGCAGCTTTCCGGACTGGACCGCCGCCATCCGCTTCGACGAGACGCCGGTGGAGGGGCGCCACGGCGAGGTCACGGTCACCATCGCGGCGGACAGCCTCACGCTCGGCGCGGTGACGGAGCAGGCGCGCTCGGCCGAGTTCCTCGACGTGGCCGCCCATCCGCGGGCCGTGTTCCGGGCGGAGATCCTGCCGGCCGATCAGGGATACATCGCGCGGGGAACGCTGGATCTGCGCGGGGTGAAGGTGCCGGTGACGCTGCCCTTCCGGCTCGAGATCGAGGGCGACCTTGCGCGGATGGAAGGCTCAACCACGCTCGACCGGCGCGACTTCGGTATCGGCAAGAGCCACGTGGACGAGGCCGCCGTGGGTTTCGGCGTCCGGGTCGATGTCGCGCTGACCGCCCGCCGCGGGGGCTGA